The Tolypothrix sp. PCC 7712 region ATCTAAACGCGCAATTCCTTGGGCTACTTGCGGTGATTGTTCCACCACAAACACCCAACTGTTACTTGCTGGCTGCTTTTGGGGTAAGAGTGCGATCGCATATTCGCCTTCTACCCAGCTAAAGATATCTTCAGTTAGATTTATCCCCCAACGGTTTTGCAAATCCTTCAATGGTTTCGCCATCTTCGATTTCATACCTTCCTGAGAAACCGCTAGGGTTGCTGTAACCTGTTTCCAGAGTTTGGCTAAATCGGTGTCACCCAAATTGCTTAAATTAGTACCAGAGATAGCTAAACCTGCTGATGTGGGGATATATTGCAATGCGCCTACAGGTTGAGATAATGATGGCGCAGGAGAACCAGCAATACTTTCTGGGGAATTTGCACTTAAAAAGCTAGTTTCTGCGATTAATCCTTTGGAATTCAATACAAAGGAAATAATTTCGCTGTCATAAGTTGATTCTTGCAGTTCTAACCCTTGCCATTTTGCTAAGGAAGGGAAATTTAAGAAAGCTGCAGCCACAGCACCTTTAGGTAATTGTTCTTTAGCTTTTTGATATTGCACATAGCTGTTTAAATTTAAATCGGGAGCTTGGACATTATTAATCGCATCTTTGAGTACTTTCAAATCGTTAGCGAATAAGACAAACTCATTCCCAACAACCGCACCAGCGATAAAATCTTGCTTGGGTGGTGGATTGTCGTAAATTAGTTTTACCCCTTCATATTCTTCAGTTGCTAAATTTCCCCCAGCTAATACCCGCTTAGAAAACAGCAAATCTACAAACTCACGACTTTTTTGTGATTGCGTAGTTGCTAGCGCCAGCAAATATCCAGATTGCTGTCCATTTTCTGGTTCGCGATCAATATCTAAGCTAGTAACAGCGAGAGTAATTTCATTACCTAACCAAGGTTGAATATCTTCTTGGTAATCGATATTACTCTTCGCCAATAAACTAGTTTTGAGCTTCGATAATTCACCTTCACGCTCTAACGCCTGTAATTTGTCTGGATTTACTAATAGAGAAACTGTAATCGGAGAAAATTTCGATACAAATATAGCTGCGCTAGATTGCGGAGAACTAGAAGCCACAAGGTTAACTGGACTTTTCACGAAAAACCAGTAATAACCACCAATCACAAACAATATGAATGCGATCGCACCTGCTACAAGGAAGGTGAAAAACGAGCTTTGCCTGTTCACATTTAACATACTAAAGTTAACAATTTAGGAATCGATGCTCATGCTACGGTTACGATCTTCATGTCAACATAAATAATATAGGATTGTTTACAAAACCTCATGACAGGCAATTCTCCTAATCAACCCATTGCCCACATTAGCGTTGAGGAACTTGCACAACGTCTCTCAACCAAGGATTCCAGTATTCAGCTAGTGGATGTGCGCGAACCTCAAGAACTCGCGATCGCTAGCATTGAGGGTTTTGTTAACTTCCCTCTCAGTGAATTTGCAGAATGGGGCGAGCAAGTCCCCACCCTCTTAAATCCTCATACTGAAACCCTAGTACTCTGCCACCACGGTATGCGCTCTGCTCAAATGTGCCAGTGGTTACTCGCTCAGGGTTTTACCAATGTTAAAAATATTACAGGTGGCATCGCTGCTTATTCTCAGCTAGTTGACCCTTCAGTGCCGCAGTATTAGGGATTGGGGACTGGGGATTGGGGACTGGGGATTGGGGACTGGGGAAAAACTATTACTCATTACTCATTACTCATTACTCATTACCCCATGCCCCATGCCCAATGCCCCATGCCCCATGCCCAATGCCCCATTCCCTTTTCCGCAATTACTCTGTAGGTATATATCTAAAGTGAAAAAAAATCCGTGCTAACACATACATTTTTTCCTAAAAGTTTGTGGAAAAATATGCTTATGTAAGCCACAATGTAGATGACTACAACCAGCTTTGATGATAATAGTCAAGCTCTTTTCCAGAGCGGCTGAAGAATAAATTAAAATATAAATTAATATTAATTAATTTCTGCTAGATAAATAGCTAGCAATGTTAACTCACAATTAGCTATAGTAGTTTACTATTAATAATTTTTTTTCATTTGCGGGGAAACCCAGACAATTTTTGCAAAGTTTCATTAAAATTTTTTGCCTCAGCCAAGAATACCTTATGCAAGTCCAGTTGACAAATCGACAACAGCATATACTTTGGGCAACAGTACGTCATTATATTGCTACGGCAGAACCTGTAGGGTCAAAAGCGTTAATTGAAGAGTATGACCTAGGGGTGAGTTCAGCCACAATTCGCAATGTGATGGGTGTCCTAGAAAAATCTGGTTTACTATTCCAACCACACACATCTGCTGGACGAGTACCTTCGGACTCTGGATATCGCATTTATGTAGATCAGCTAATTACACCATCAGAAGCTTTGGCTAAAGAGGTAGAACAAGCGCTGCAAAAACGCCTACATTGGGAAGATTGGAGTTTAGAAGCTCTATTGCATGGTGCAGCGCAGATTTTAGCTAGCTTGAGTGGTTGTATTAGCTTGATTACTATGCCGCAAACTAACACAGCATTGTTACGCCATTTGCAATTAATGCAAATTGAAACGGGGCGAATCATGCTGATTGTGGTTACAGACAACTATGAAACGCATTCGCGGTTAATGGATTTATCGCCAACGCGAGAAGAAACCAAACTTGATGCAGAAGTAATCGATCGCGAATTGCAAATCGTCTCTAACTTTTTGAATAGCCACCTGCGAGGACGCAGTTTGTTGGAATTAGCCACCCTAGATTGGAGCGAATTAGATCAAGAGTTCCAACGCTATGGCGAATTTCTCAAAACTTCTGTTGCAGAATTAGCCCGTAAGACTGTTACGCCCACAGCCACACAAATTATGATTCGGGGTGTGGGTGAAGTTTTGCGCCAGCCAGAATTTTCTCAAGTCCAACAAGTGCAAACAATTATCCATCTGTTGGAAGAAGAACAAGACCAGCTGTGGCGATTAATCTTTGAACAGCCAGAGGTTGAAGATCAGAGCAAGCCACGGGTAAATGTTCGCATTGGTGCAGAAAACCCACTCGAACCAATACGCACCTGTACCTTGATTAGTTCTACCTATCGTCGGGGTAGCATTCCCGTTGGGAGTGTGGGAGTTTTAGGCCCCACACGCCTAGATTACGAAAGTGCGATCGCTGTTGTAGCTGCGGCTGCTGATTACCTATCGGAGGCTTTCAGTTAATCAGATGACATTATGACGAGAAAAATAGGCTTTGGGTTGTTGTGGCTAGGATTTATTGTTTATGCATTTTTTCTCGCCCCACCCGATCGCCCTAATACATTCGAGTTAATCAAGAATTTGAGCATTGGGCAATGGCAAGGTATTAACCCTTTAGTCATTGCTCTGTTTTACATCATGGGTATTTGGCCTTTAATTTACAGTGCTTTAGCACTGTTTGATGAGAGAGGACAAAAAATCCGAGCTTGGCCATTTGCGAGTGCATCTTTTGCAGTCGGAGCATTTGCACTTTTACCCTACTTAGCTCTACGCCACCCAAATCCACAGTTTCAAGGACAAAAAAACGCTGTTCTCAAACTGTTAGATTCTCGTGTAACTGGAATTGGTTTAACTATAGCCACAACTATTTTAGTTGCCTATGGTTTACAAGGTAATTGGAGTGATTTTGCACAACAATGGCAAACTAGCCGCTTCATCCATGTGATGAGCCTAGATTTCGCTTTACTGTGCCTATTATTCCCTGCATTACTAACAGATGATATGGCACGTCGCGGCTGGAAAAATCCTGCATTATTCTGGTTAATCACTTTAATTCCCTTGTTCGGGCCTCTCATGTATTTATGTGTGCGTCCATCTCTACCAGAAAGGGGATTAGACACAGTATCTAGTTCGCAACAAACATTGACAAATTAAATTCACGCCTCCAGATTCATCCAGGGTACACATTGGATTTTAGATTTTGGATTTTAGATTTTGGATTAAATAGGACTTACGCAATAACTCTTCCAAACTCTCTTTACTTCGTGTTCTTTGCGTACTTCGTGGTTCGTTTTTTCATGATTTTGCGTAAGTCCTGTTAAATAATTAACCAAGCCAAAATATAATATCAATTTCAGAGGAACGTATTCTTTCTCCTCTGCTCCCTCTGCTGACATAGCGATTGATTATTTTTTTATTTGTCAGTCCCTAACCAATACTGCTAAGTTAAAGATTTTCAACTCTTAATTTGGTTTGGGGAAAAGGTAAAAGGGTAAGAGTTAAAGGTTTTTTCTTGCCCCTTTTCCCCTTCAGCGTTTTGCCCTTAACCGACAAGTATTGAGTCTCTAACTTGGTGATGCTTCTTCTACAGGACGAATAATCGCTGGTGCTGGGGTTACTTCTGGTTTAAAGATGGCTTGTAATGCTTGTTCTAAAGTTTGTGCCATAACAATTCGGTTTTCGTAAGCTACAACTACCCTAACTAAAGTGGGTAAACTATTTTTTGTAGCTTCTAAATAAATTGGCTCGACATAAAGCAGAGATTGTTCTATTGGTATTACCAAGAGATTGCCTTGTATAGCTCTAGAACCTTGGC contains the following coding sequences:
- a CDS encoding DUF3352 domain-containing protein; translated protein: MLNVNRQSSFFTFLVAGAIAFILFVIGGYYWFFVKSPVNLVASSSPQSSAAIFVSKFSPITVSLLVNPDKLQALEREGELSKLKTSLLAKSNIDYQEDIQPWLGNEITLAVTSLDIDREPENGQQSGYLLALATTQSQKSREFVDLLFSKRVLAGGNLATEEYEGVKLIYDNPPPKQDFIAGAVVGNEFVLFANDLKVLKDAINNVQAPDLNLNSYVQYQKAKEQLPKGAVAAAFLNFPSLAKWQGLELQESTYDSEIISFVLNSKGLIAETSFLSANSPESIAGSPAPSLSQPVGALQYIPTSAGLAISGTNLSNLGDTDLAKLWKQVTATLAVSQEGMKSKMAKPLKDLQNRWGINLTEDIFSWVEGEYAIALLPQKQPASNSWVFVVEQSPQVAQGIARLDAIAAAKGLNVNSLSLNQQKISAWTELIANSNKADVKPSAFTVETKVQGVHTTLGNYEIFASDLETMAEILNVKDNSLIKNRDFQDSIAAIPQPNQGYIYLDWTKSQKLVERQLPILKLVEVVGKPFFENLRSLTVSSYGNDPGLLKGGVFLKLKP
- a CDS encoding rhodanese-like domain-containing protein, coding for MTGNSPNQPIAHISVEELAQRLSTKDSSIQLVDVREPQELAIASIEGFVNFPLSEFAEWGEQVPTLLNPHTETLVLCHHGMRSAQMCQWLLAQGFTNVKNITGGIAAYSQLVDPSVPQY
- the hrcA gene encoding heat-inducible transcriptional repressor HrcA, which translates into the protein MQVQLTNRQQHILWATVRHYIATAEPVGSKALIEEYDLGVSSATIRNVMGVLEKSGLLFQPHTSAGRVPSDSGYRIYVDQLITPSEALAKEVEQALQKRLHWEDWSLEALLHGAAQILASLSGCISLITMPQTNTALLRHLQLMQIETGRIMLIVVTDNYETHSRLMDLSPTREETKLDAEVIDRELQIVSNFLNSHLRGRSLLELATLDWSELDQEFQRYGEFLKTSVAELARKTVTPTATQIMIRGVGEVLRQPEFSQVQQVQTIIHLLEEEQDQLWRLIFEQPEVEDQSKPRVNVRIGAENPLEPIRTCTLISSTYRRGSIPVGSVGVLGPTRLDYESAIAVVAAAADYLSEAFS